Proteins encoded in a region of the Lepeophtheirus salmonis chromosome 6, UVic_Lsal_1.4, whole genome shotgun sequence genome:
- the aru gene encoding epidermal growth factor receptor kinase substrate 8 isoform X1, whose protein sequence is MMPSRSRDSRSGSSNSDRNSMASNEPGYPMSSNAPTYILEHLATFSVDEDNDLLYPADGMRRLLAMEKNNGIWTQKMLMRLERRMIHIMDHENGDVVECFPADIVREPTAFTSNDPAEIYNNILIYIVGNGMSSSEMHIFQCVNVRARDVVEDLKAFMNDYPVQNRFKSNHSPHHPRHGRRQHEIEDDEDEIKISDLSPFQESSSKIRSAAAAATVESSSNRFSETSSTSSDKYEKDVAILNRCFDDIEKFIARLQNAAAASRELDKRQKSRKSKRRDLGDGMLSVRAKAPPEREFIDIFQKFKLSFNLLAKLKAHIHDPNAPELVHFLFTPLALIVDASHESHYGPNLPGKVVSPLLSPGAVDLLLNCLTSKENELWHSLGEAWFIPSDAWKDYVSPYKPVFMDGYTTTISNDLGGGRRSGSNGKRRSHREEEEGGSPPEEEEYHPPPSPNYRLIEEEFQSQQNLFAKDLMARGAKMVQVTYPRSANNEKELTVVRGEFLEVVDDTKKWWKTRNITGQLGHVPNTIITPKSFRDTPEPPNVPPQTNTMKADWIQKERRGRNGAFRYF, encoded by the exons ATGATGCCATCTCGATCCAGAGACTCTCGATCAGGTTCCAGCAATTCAGACAGAAACAGTATGGCTTCCAACGAACCAg GTTATCCCATGTCCTCAAACGCACCCACATATATTTTGGAACATTTGGCCACCTTCTCAGTGGATGAGGATAATGATTTACTTTACCCCGCAGACGGGATGCGCCGACTCCTTGCCATGGAAAAAAACAATGGAATATGGACACAAAAAATGTTGATGCGTCTTGAGAGGCGTATGATTCACATCATGGATCATGAAAACGGGGATGTGGTGGAGTGTTTTCCAGCAGATATTGTGCGTGAGCCCACGGCCTTCACATCCAATGACCCTGctgagatatataataatatactcatTTATATTGTCGGGAATGGAATGTCCTCTTCGGAGATGCACATATTTCAATGTGTCAATGTACGCGCGAGGGATGTGGTTGAGGATTTAAAGGCCTTTATGAATGATTATCCCGTTCAAAATCGTTTTAAATCCAATCACTCTCCCCATCACCCTCGTCATGGACGACGACAACATGAAATCGAAGACGACGaagatgaaattaaaatatcagaTTTGAGTCCTTTTCAGGAAAGCTCCTCGAAGATTCGGAGTGCAGCCGCGGCAGCAACTGTTGAGTCTTCTAGCAATAGGTTTTCAGAGACTTCTTCGACCTCATCAGACAAATATGAAAAGGATGTTGCAATTTTAAATCGGTGTTTTGATGACATTGAGAAGTTCATTGCTCGTCTACAAAATGCTGCCGCTGCAAGCCGAGAGTTGGATAAAAGACAAAAGTCACGTAAATCCAAAAGAAGGGACCTCGGAGATGGAATGCTTTCCGTAAGAGCCAAGGCTCCTCCTGAGAGGGAgtttattgacatatttcaaaagtttaaactTTCCTTTAATCTTCTTGCTAAATTAAAGGCACATATCCATGATCCAAATGCCCCTGAGTTGGTGCATTTCTTGTTTACTCCTCTTGCTCTAATTGTAGATGCCTCGCATGAGTCTCATTATGGGCCTAATCTTCCTGGTAAAGTTGTTTCACCACTTCTGAGCCCAGGTGCTGTGGATTTGCTATTGAACTGCCTCACATCAAAGGAAAATGAATTATGGCATAGCTTAGGGGAAGCTTGGTTCATCCCCTCCGACGCATGGAAAGACTATGTATCTCCTTATAAGCCTGTATTTATGGATGGATACACCACAACTATATCAAATGATTTAGGAGGAGGTCGTCGAAGTGGATCAAATGGGAAAAGACGATCCCACAGAGAGGAAGAAGAAGGTGGAAGTCCACCGGAAGAAGAGGAATACCACCCCCCTCCATCTCCAAATTATCGACTTATTGAAGAAGAGTTTCAAAGTCAACAGAATCTCTTTGCCAAGGATTTAATGGCCCGTGGTGCCAAGATGGTTCAAGTGACATATCCCAGATCagcaaataatgaaaaagaattaACTGTGGTACGAGGAGAGTTTTTGGAAGTTGTTGATGATACCAAGAAATGGTGGAAAACACGAAATATCACAGGGCAACTCGGACATGTTCCTAATACAATCATAACACCTAAATCATTTAGAGATACTCCAGAGCCTCCAAATGTACCTCCACAAACCAATACTATGAAAGCAGATTGGATTCAAAAGGAGAGAAGGGGTCGCAATGGGGCTTttagatacttttaa
- the aru gene encoding epidermal growth factor receptor kinase substrate 8 isoform X2: MSSNAPTYILEHLATFSVDEDNDLLYPADGMRRLLAMEKNNGIWTQKMLMRLERRMIHIMDHENGDVVECFPADIVREPTAFTSNDPAEIYNNILIYIVGNGMSSSEMHIFQCVNVRARDVVEDLKAFMNDYPVQNRFKSNHSPHHPRHGRRQHEIEDDEDEIKISDLSPFQESSSKIRSAAAAATVESSSNRFSETSSTSSDKYEKDVAILNRCFDDIEKFIARLQNAAAASRELDKRQKSRKSKRRDLGDGMLSVRAKAPPEREFIDIFQKFKLSFNLLAKLKAHIHDPNAPELVHFLFTPLALIVDASHESHYGPNLPGKVVSPLLSPGAVDLLLNCLTSKENELWHSLGEAWFIPSDAWKDYVSPYKPVFMDGYTTTISNDLGGGRRSGSNGKRRSHREEEEGGSPPEEEEYHPPPSPNYRLIEEEFQSQQNLFAKDLMARGAKMVQVTYPRSANNEKELTVVRGEFLEVVDDTKKWWKTRNITGQLGHVPNTIITPKSFRDTPEPPNVPPQTNTMKADWIQKERRGRNGAFRYF; the protein is encoded by the coding sequence ATGTCCTCAAACGCACCCACATATATTTTGGAACATTTGGCCACCTTCTCAGTGGATGAGGATAATGATTTACTTTACCCCGCAGACGGGATGCGCCGACTCCTTGCCATGGAAAAAAACAATGGAATATGGACACAAAAAATGTTGATGCGTCTTGAGAGGCGTATGATTCACATCATGGATCATGAAAACGGGGATGTGGTGGAGTGTTTTCCAGCAGATATTGTGCGTGAGCCCACGGCCTTCACATCCAATGACCCTGctgagatatataataatatactcatTTATATTGTCGGGAATGGAATGTCCTCTTCGGAGATGCACATATTTCAATGTGTCAATGTACGCGCGAGGGATGTGGTTGAGGATTTAAAGGCCTTTATGAATGATTATCCCGTTCAAAATCGTTTTAAATCCAATCACTCTCCCCATCACCCTCGTCATGGACGACGACAACATGAAATCGAAGACGACGaagatgaaattaaaatatcagaTTTGAGTCCTTTTCAGGAAAGCTCCTCGAAGATTCGGAGTGCAGCCGCGGCAGCAACTGTTGAGTCTTCTAGCAATAGGTTTTCAGAGACTTCTTCGACCTCATCAGACAAATATGAAAAGGATGTTGCAATTTTAAATCGGTGTTTTGATGACATTGAGAAGTTCATTGCTCGTCTACAAAATGCTGCCGCTGCAAGCCGAGAGTTGGATAAAAGACAAAAGTCACGTAAATCCAAAAGAAGGGACCTCGGAGATGGAATGCTTTCCGTAAGAGCCAAGGCTCCTCCTGAGAGGGAgtttattgacatatttcaaaagtttaaactTTCCTTTAATCTTCTTGCTAAATTAAAGGCACATATCCATGATCCAAATGCCCCTGAGTTGGTGCATTTCTTGTTTACTCCTCTTGCTCTAATTGTAGATGCCTCGCATGAGTCTCATTATGGGCCTAATCTTCCTGGTAAAGTTGTTTCACCACTTCTGAGCCCAGGTGCTGTGGATTTGCTATTGAACTGCCTCACATCAAAGGAAAATGAATTATGGCATAGCTTAGGGGAAGCTTGGTTCATCCCCTCCGACGCATGGAAAGACTATGTATCTCCTTATAAGCCTGTATTTATGGATGGATACACCACAACTATATCAAATGATTTAGGAGGAGGTCGTCGAAGTGGATCAAATGGGAAAAGACGATCCCACAGAGAGGAAGAAGAAGGTGGAAGTCCACCGGAAGAAGAGGAATACCACCCCCCTCCATCTCCAAATTATCGACTTATTGAAGAAGAGTTTCAAAGTCAACAGAATCTCTTTGCCAAGGATTTAATGGCCCGTGGTGCCAAGATGGTTCAAGTGACATATCCCAGATCagcaaataatgaaaaagaattaACTGTGGTACGAGGAGAGTTTTTGGAAGTTGTTGATGATACCAAGAAATGGTGGAAAACACGAAATATCACAGGGCAACTCGGACATGTTCCTAATACAATCATAACACCTAAATCATTTAGAGATACTCCAGAGCCTCCAAATGTACCTCCACAAACCAATACTATGAAAGCAGATTGGATTCAAAAGGAGAGAAGGGGTCGCAATGGGGCTTttagatacttttaa